CCTTCTCTTCTTTGATCAGGGAAACCATACTTTGTTTGGCACCGTCTTCCAAAAACCACAAGTAGGCCTCATCAACAAAAACGGGTACTTTTTCAGAGACCCTTGAACAAAAGTCCAATAACTTTTTAGCATCCGTAATGGTCCCGGTAGGATTGTTGGGGTTACAGATATAGACCAATTTGGTTTCAGAATCTATGGCCTTTTCCATGGCCTCCAGATCATGGGACCAATCTTCGTTCAGTGGAACAGGTTTCCATGTCCCGCCTGCAGCCTCCGCAACACGGATCAATGACATATATGCCGGATCTGCAGATACGACATTACCACCGTTCATAAAAAGCACCATGGCCGTTTTCTCCAAAAGATCGGAAGATCCGGGACCCATCATAATATTTTTTGGGGTTACCCCTTCAAAATCCGCAATCTTATCCCTGAGCTGGAATAACTCCTTCCATGCGTATCTGTTTCCCCCCGAAGCGGATTTTTTTAATGCTTCCAAAGCCATGGGAGATGGGCCATACGGGTTTTCATTGGCATTTAACTTAGCTTCAAGGATTGGGAATTCCCTTGAACTTTCCAGAAGATATTCCTTAAAGAAAGGACTATAGAGGGCATTACCTTCGGCATCCAGTTCCAAGGGTAAGGAAAGGTTTTTCGAAAATCCAAGATACGGGGAGGCCATCAATCCACCTGCGGTCAAAGCAGAGGTTTTTAGCCAGTTTCTACGGTTGATTTTAATCGAGGTCACGAGGTATAAGTATTTAGAATTAGCATCACCTCAAGTTATGGGCTTGTCTCTATATTTCCTATGGTAAAACCATAAAAATCAATAGATTAAAATTCTGAAATCTTATTTTTGATATGGTAGAATTATCGATTTCAAAAAGTTCAACAGTTGGTTTTAAGGCTTATCGACCTAAAATCCCATCTTTATCGAGTACGGGGATTGGCACCAGTTGTTGTTGGTTAACACTGTTCTTTTCAAAAAAGAAGCGTTTTTCGTAGAGCTTATTGTCCGCATAATAGGTCACAAAAAACTCGTTGTTAAGTGTGAGTACATCTTCCGTGACCATTTCAATCTTTTCGTACCCCTTGGCGGCCACCATCCCAAAGGCATAGCGCATGGTCGTGGTCTTTTTATCGCCATCATATCCCTTGGAAACCACTAGGGCCATTTCTATAGGGGTAGCCCGGTTGTTAACAAGGTAAGCGTTCCAATCCCGGGCCAAAAACTCCTTGTTCCATTCCAGGACCATGACCACATACACGTCCCTGGAAATGGGAATCTCAATGTCTTTTCTCATAAAAGTTGCACTTGAAAGGTGGGAGCCTCCATTAAGACCGCAATGTTTGTGATACCCAAGGAAAACTATCCTTGATATGACCAAATATTTGTTGTTCAGGCACTAAATCCGGAATAATGTCAATGGACATTAATAAGTGTTGTGGCTGCTTTTGAAGCCCTGTTAAGACCACTTTAATTTCCTTTTGTGAGAGTTCTAGAATGGCATATTCCAGGGCATATAATCCGGACTGGTCCATGTAGGGGACACGGTCCATTCTAATGATCAATACTTTGATGTCCTCATTGATTTTTTTGACCTCCTCCTTAAAATGGGACGTAAATCCAAAAAACAACGGACCGTACAGGTGTTTGATATAAACATTGTTCTGATAGCGCTTAAAAAAGTCGCCTTCGTCATCCCAGGGTTTTTCGCCATCAAAACCGGCCAAGGTTCCAACTCGCATACCCTCTTCGCCAATATCACTGGAACGCTTCATAAACAAAAGCGCAGCCAAGGTCACTCCAATACTCACGGCATGAACAAGACTTCCGAAGGTGGTCCAGAAGAGAACAATAAGAAGTACAATAGCGTCTGCCCTGGGTACGGTCCTTAGATGCTTCAATCCTTTTTTGTCTATGATCTTGAATCCTATGGGAATCAAGATACCGGCCAAAACGGCCAGGGGAATATATGTTGCCAAGGAACTCAATCCCAATAGGACGGCCAACAAAAAAGCGCCGTGCAAGGTTCCCGACAGTTTGGTCTTGCCACCATTGTTGATGTTGACCACGGTGCCTTTGGTAGCTCCTGCTCCGGGAATGCCCCCTATTAGGGCGGAGGCCATATTACCAATTCCCTGACCTATCAATTCCCGATTGCTATTGTGCTTGGTCTTGGTCATGTTGTCTGCAATCACTGAGGTAAGTAAGGAATCAATGGAACCAAGGACGGCCAGTACCATACCGTATTCCAGGACCAGAAAATAAGCACTACTGTCCACGGAAAACAGTCCTTCCAAACGCAGTGAAGGAAGCCCCGAAGGTATTTCCCCAATAATAGGTACGTTCCATTGAATGAAGAATGCAAAAATGGAAACGGTGATCAAAGCAACCAAAGCACTGGGAACGGCTTTGGTTATTTTTGGGAATACATAGTAGATGATTACGGTCAATACCCCCAATACGAATGCCTGCCAGTTGAGTTCCCCAAACAGTCTGGGCAAATCCATAATGACCTTTAGGGTGGATTTTGGTGAATCCAAGCCTACAAAAGGGAATAATTGCAGGATTACAATGATCAAACCAACCCCGCTCATGAATCCTGAGATTACGGGATAAGGAAAGTACTTGATGTATCCTGCAATATTGATCAGGCCAAAGATGATTTGTAATGCCCCGCCTACAAGAAAACTCAACAAGATGATGCCCATGGCATCTTGAAGACTTCCGGCTACATCAATGGCGTTGGCCACCAATGCTGCGGAAACTACGGTCATAGGTCCTGTGGGGCCACTTGCTTGGGTATTGGTCCCACCAAAAAGTGCGGCCAAAATTCCTACGGCGATGGCTCCGTACAATCCGGCAATGGCACCTAACCCGGACTGTACACCAAAGGCAAGGGCCAAGGGTAGGGCGACAACACCGGCCACAAGACCTCCGGTAATATCCCCCTTCAAATATTTGGAGTCGTAAAAAGAACGCATGATTTATAAGGTTGGTTACTAAAAAGGAAAAAGAAGCCTACAGGAAATCAACTTTCCCGGTATCCATATCATAAACCCCTCCAATGATCTTTATGGCTCCGGAATCTTCCATTTCCTTAAGAATAGGGCTGTTTTTTCGAATTTGTTCCATGGTATTGCGTACATTGTTCACACATACCAAATGCACATATTCTGGATTGGAAGAGGTTTTGTCACCACTGTAATCGCTGGATTCCACAACGGGTCTTATTTTGGTGAGCATGGCGGTAATATTGCCCAGTTTAACATTATCTATGGCCGCTTTGACCGCCCCGCAATGTTCATGTCCCAAAACCATGATTACCTTGGAACTCGCTACTTTGCAGCCAAATTCCATACTGCCTAAAATATCCTCGTTTACAAAATTACCGGCAACGCGTGCTACAAAAAGGTCTCCAATACCTTTATCAAACACGTCCTCAACAGGTACGCGGCTGTCCAAACAGGATAGTATTACTGCCTTGGGATATTGGCCATTGGTACTTTTTCGGATTTGTTCCGTATGATCACGGGCAGTAAGGTCATTGGTAACATAACGTTCATTGCCTGCTTTAAGACTTGCAATAACCGCATCCGGGGATAGTGCTTTTTGCTGTTCAGCGGTCAACACCTCCTCTACCAAGGGTTTAATTTCCACCGAAGTATCATTCTCATCAAGAATGATGACTTTTTTAATTTTTCCCATTGGGGTCGTGTTTAGTTTCCGTCATCTCAAATTTAAACAGCAGGGAAGTCAAGACCAACAAGGAATGAGAGCAAGAATGTTATAATTGTCTTAAAGTTTTACGCCCGTAACCAATAGTAAAGCTATTGATTTGATGGCTTACCAACTACTTCTAAATTGATTTAGAAACCGTACATCATTCTCGCTTAACGTACGGATGTCGGAGATTTGATATTGCAAAAGGGCAATACGGTCAATTCCCATTCCAAAGGCAAAGCCGGAATAAATATCTGGATCAATTCCACAGTTCTTTAGGACATTGGGATCGACCATTCCACAGCCCATAATTTCCAACCAACCTGTACCCTTGGTCATTTTATGATCGGTTTCGGTTTCCAGTCCCCAGTACACATCCACTTCGGCGCTGGGTTCCGTGAAAGGGAAATAAGATGGACGCAGCCGGATTTTGGATTTCCCAAACATTTCCGAAGTGAAATATTGCAGGGTCTGTTTTAAATCGGCAAAAGAAACGTCCTTATCCACATACAATCCTTCCACCTGATGGAAAAAACAGTGGGAGCGGGCCGAAATGGCCTCATTTCTGTATACCCTTCCGGGGGAAATGGTTCGAATGGGAGGTTTATTTTCTTCCATATACCTTACCTGTACCGATGAGGTATGGGTACGAAGGAGGATGTCCGGATTGGTCTGGATAAAAAAAGTATCCTGCATATCCCTGGCCGGGTGATGTTCCGGGAGG
The sequence above is a segment of the Muricauda sp. SCSIO 64092 genome. Coding sequences within it:
- a CDS encoding pyridoxal phosphate-dependent aminotransferase, which gives rise to MTSIKINRRNWLKTSALTAGGLMASPYLGFSKNLSLPLELDAEGNALYSPFFKEYLLESSREFPILEAKLNANENPYGPSPMALEALKKSASGGNRYAWKELFQLRDKIADFEGVTPKNIMMGPGSSDLLEKTAMVLFMNGGNVVSADPAYMSLIRVAEAAGGTWKPVPLNEDWSHDLEAMEKAIDSETKLVYICNPNNPTGTITDAKKLLDFCSRVSEKVPVFVDEAYLWFLEDGAKQSMVSLIKEEKDIIVARTFSKIHGMAGLRVGYALAQEATLDKLQRITRAGMGISYPSVYAAMAAMEDHEFLDKSRKLNAEARDYVFKSLQEMGFEPVASHTSFMIFPIDMEGKGFLQKMTEQKVGVRAFQFMDKNWCRVSMGTMEEMKLFTAALRKVFV
- a CDS encoding SulP family inorganic anion transporter, whose amino-acid sequence is MRSFYDSKYLKGDITGGLVAGVVALPLALAFGVQSGLGAIAGLYGAIAVGILAALFGGTNTQASGPTGPMTVVSAALVANAIDVAGSLQDAMGIILLSFLVGGALQIIFGLINIAGYIKYFPYPVISGFMSGVGLIIVILQLFPFVGLDSPKSTLKVIMDLPRLFGELNWQAFVLGVLTVIIYYVFPKITKAVPSALVALITVSIFAFFIQWNVPIIGEIPSGLPSLRLEGLFSVDSSAYFLVLEYGMVLAVLGSIDSLLTSVIADNMTKTKHNSNRELIGQGIGNMASALIGGIPGAGATKGTVVNINNGGKTKLSGTLHGAFLLAVLLGLSSLATYIPLAVLAGILIPIGFKIIDKKGLKHLRTVPRADAIVLLIVLFWTTFGSLVHAVSIGVTLAALLFMKRSSDIGEEGMRVGTLAGFDGEKPWDDEGDFFKRYQNNVYIKHLYGPLFFGFTSHFKEEVKKINEDIKVLIIRMDRVPYMDQSGLYALEYAILELSQKEIKVVLTGLQKQPQHLLMSIDIIPDLVPEQQIFGHIKDSFPWVSQTLRS
- a CDS encoding carbonic anhydrase family protein; this encodes MGKIKKVIILDENDTSVEIKPLVEEVLTAEQQKALSPDAVIASLKAGNERYVTNDLTARDHTEQIRKSTNGQYPKAVILSCLDSRVPVEDVFDKGIGDLFVARVAGNFVNEDILGSMEFGCKVASSKVIMVLGHEHCGAVKAAIDNVKLGNITAMLTKIRPVVESSDYSGDKTSSNPEYVHLVCVNNVRNTMEQIRKNSPILKEMEDSGAIKIIGGVYDMDTGKVDFL
- the pheS gene encoding phenylalanine--tRNA ligase subunit alpha, translated to MIETIKDHITKVEQFTATSKDEIENFRITYLGKKGLLNQFFAEFKNVASDQKKEYGQVINQLKTRATDKVNALKESLESNTVFEGKFGDLTRPGNPIPLGARHPISIVKNQIIDIFSRIGFNVSEGPEIEDDWHNFTALNLPEHHPARDMQDTFFIQTNPDILLRTHTSSVQVRYMEENKPPIRTISPGRVYRNEAISARSHCFFHQVEGLYVDKDVSFADLKQTLQYFTSEMFGKSKIRLRPSYFPFTEPSAEVDVYWGLETETDHKMTKGTGWLEIMGCGMVDPNVLKNCGIDPDIYSGFAFGMGIDRIALLQYQISDIRTLSENDVRFLNQFRSSW